In one Campylobacter insulaenigrae NCTC 12927 genomic region, the following are encoded:
- the mapA gene encoding outer membrane lipoprotein MapA produces MIKKIFLLAIALFFSACAVATKNSAKNQGVIRVNEVVKIQTQCYNPSDSKAYEAKIQGLTYVSDVGLKYCANKRTVDKSPSLKKVYIHRIYDLDENKKISMSEKTSYYIDENFNYYFYVFLKQELHNRGIVVVENVQDSPYILKINLSFTDFYSRFNSNSLYSAIKGQLEIQNINNNKKIGIKTKQEIRGFNKVNELPFYTQLLIKQMANKAADIISSL; encoded by the coding sequence ATGATAAAAAAAATATTTTTATTAGCAATAGCTTTATTTTTTAGTGCTTGTGCGGTTGCCACTAAAAATAGTGCTAAAAATCAAGGTGTGATAAGGGTAAATGAGGTTGTAAAAATTCAAACACAATGTTATAATCCTTCGGATTCTAAAGCTTATGAAGCTAAAATTCAAGGTTTAACTTATGTTAGTGATGTAGGACTTAAATACTGTGCAAACAAAAGAACCGTAGATAAAAGTCCTTCTTTGAAGAAAGTATATATTCATAGAATTTATGATTTAGATGAAAACAAAAAGATTTCGATGTCAGAAAAGACTAGTTACTATATAGATGAGAATTTTAATTATTATTTTTATGTTTTTTTAAAACAAGAATTACATAATAGAGGTATTGTGGTTGTAGAGAATGTTCAAGATTCTCCTTATATTTTAAAAATTAATTTAAGTTTTACTGATTTTTATTCAAGATTTAATTCTAATTCTCTTTATTCTGCTATTAAGGGTCAATTAGAAATTCAAAATATTAACAATAATAAAAAAATTGGCATAAAAACCAAGCAAGAAATCAGAGGTTTTAATAAAGTTAATGAATTGCCTTTTTATACTCAACTTCTTATCAAACAAATGGCTAATAAAGCTGCAGATATTATAAGCTCTTTGTGA
- a CDS encoding MFS transporter encodes MDKAYKRIYYLNLFIVIVVAFNLRAPITALGPMAEMIKEYFDINYTLIGIVNSLPLFTFGFLSFFVGYFSPLRAMLGGICLIAIGELVRSYTGINGLFLGTFLLGCGIAIANVLVPSLIKQKFPDNVTKMMGIYGMMLGISSMAGIALSLPLVYAFGVKYALFFWGIFAVLALLVYYPQIKNKRFFRKKQKQYNKIHLFKNTTAWKITLFMGTQSFLAYSLFAWLALIIKSKGFSIEASTNLILLAQIIGLPVAFLTPLLFGKIKEKFKLFYVVGLCFLYVLSFFIIVLSVDKYIVVIGVCLMSIPWGGAFTIALFFIAHKSKNHFIAAKLSSFAQGFGYLLASTSSIIIGYLYDYFKSFEEILIFFIFISILLCLFGYFAYKSKIIS; translated from the coding sequence ATGGATAAAGCTTATAAAAGGATTTATTATTTAAATTTATTTATTGTTATTGTTGTTGCTTTTAATCTTAGAGCTCCTATAACTGCTTTAGGACCTATGGCTGAGATGATTAAAGAATATTTTGATATAAATTATACTTTAATAGGCATTGTAAATTCTTTGCCTTTATTTACATTTGGATTTTTATCTTTTTTTGTGGGGTATTTTTCGCCATTGCGAGCCATGTTAGGTGGAATTTGCTTAATAGCTATTGGTGAATTAGTAAGAAGTTATACTGGGATTAATGGTTTGTTTTTAGGCACTTTCCTTTTGGGTTGTGGTATTGCTATAGCAAATGTTTTAGTTCCTAGTTTGATAAAGCAAAAATTTCCTGACAATGTTACTAAAATGATGGGTATTTATGGAATGATGCTTGGAATTTCTTCTATGGCTGGAATTGCCTTATCTTTGCCTTTAGTTTATGCTTTTGGTGTTAAATATGCTTTGTTTTTTTGGGGTATTTTTGCTGTGTTGGCTTTGCTGGTTTATTATCCTCAAATTAAAAATAAAAGATTTTTTAGAAAAAAACAAAAGCAGTATAATAAAATTCATTTATTTAAAAACACAACAGCTTGGAAAATTACATTATTTATGGGGACGCAAAGTTTTTTAGCATATAGTTTATTTGCTTGGCTTGCTTTAATTATAAAATCCAAAGGATTTAGCATAGAAGCTAGTACAAATTTGATTTTGTTAGCACAGATTATAGGACTTCCTGTAGCATTTTTAACGCCATTATTATTTGGAAAAATTAAAGAAAAATTCAAATTATTTTACGTAGTAGGTTTGTGTTTTTTATATGTTTTATCATTTTTTATTATTGTATTAAGTGTTGATAAATATATAGTAGTAATTGGTGTATGTTTGATGAGTATTCCATGGGGAGGAGCTTTTACTATAGCATTATTTTTTATTGCGCATAAAAGTAAAAATCACTTCATAGCGGCAAAACTTTCTTCTTTTGCTCAAGGTTTTGGATATTTATTAGCTTCTACTTCGTCTATTATTATAGGCTATTTATATGATTATTTTAAAAGTTTTGAAGAAATTTTGATATTTTTTATTTTTATTAGCATTCTTCTTTGTTTATTTGGATATTTTGCTTATAAGAGTAAAATAATAAGTTAA
- a CDS encoding SLC13 family permease: MNSNTKTLIVIANLVLFIALLYFSPFGETKVNQGLSLLIFIAILWLSEALHVTITAILVPVLAVILGLLPTSKALNNFADSNIFLFFGGFALAAAMHHQKLDKMIAHKILSLAKGHLGLSSLYIFITTAFLSMWMSNTATAAMMLPLAIGMLASLDENKDRNTYIFVLLGIAFSASIGGIGTIVGTPPNAIVATQLKISFAQWLQYGIPIVLVFLPAMILILYFVFKPRFNTKIDSHTDYVELNRPRIITLIIFLVIALAWIFSSKIDPIIESTFGYKIANLDAIIALLAAVLVCAFKVIDWKSIQKNTDWGVLMLFGGGITLSVVLKDSGASKVMADTLIAFIENGNLFIISLIVAFFIVFLTEFTSNTASAALLVPLFISIAETLGVPALGLALIIGIGASCAFMLPVATPPNAIVFGTGHIKQREMIKVGIILNIFCSISIALIAYFFWL, from the coding sequence ATGAATTCAAATACAAAAACACTAATTGTTATAGCAAATTTAGTGCTTTTTATTGCTTTATTGTATTTCTCACCTTTTGGAGAAACAAAAGTAAATCAAGGATTATCTTTGCTCATATTCATTGCCATATTATGGTTAAGTGAAGCATTACATGTTACTATTACGGCCATTTTGGTACCTGTACTAGCTGTTATTTTAGGTTTACTACCTACTTCAAAAGCCTTAAATAATTTTGCAGATTCAAATATTTTTTTATTTTTCGGTGGTTTTGCTTTAGCTGCTGCAATGCATCATCAAAAACTAGATAAAATGATAGCGCATAAAATTCTTTCTCTAGCTAAAGGACATTTAGGATTATCAAGCTTGTATATTTTCATTACAACTGCATTTTTGTCAATGTGGATGAGTAATACAGCAACAGCAGCTATGATGCTTCCATTAGCCATTGGAATGTTAGCTTCTTTAGACGAAAATAAAGATAGAAATACTTATATTTTTGTTCTTTTAGGAATAGCCTTTAGTGCAAGCATTGGTGGTATAGGAACTATAGTAGGAACCCCGCCTAATGCCATAGTAGCAACACAACTTAAAATAAGTTTTGCTCAATGGTTACAATATGGAATTCCTATTGTTTTAGTCTTTTTACCTGCTATGATTTTAATATTATATTTTGTATTTAAACCTAGATTTAATACTAAAATTGATTCTCACACTGATTATGTAGAATTAAATAGACCAAGAATTATTACTTTAATTATATTTTTGGTGATTGCTTTAGCTTGGATATTTAGTAGCAAAATTGATCCTATTATAGAAAGTACATTTGGCTATAAAATAGCAAACCTTGATGCTATTATTGCTTTATTGGCTGCGGTTTTGGTGTGTGCATTCAAAGTAATTGATTGGAAAAGCATACAAAAAAATACAGATTGGGGTGTTTTAATGCTCTTTGGTGGAGGCATCACTTTAAGTGTAGTATTGAAAGATTCAGGAGCTAGTAAAGTTATGGCTGATACACTCATAGCATTTATAGAAAACGGAAATTTATTTATTATAAGCTTAATTGTAGCTTTTTTCATAGTGTTTTTAACAGAATTTACCTCTAACACTGCTTCAGCTGCTCTTTTAGTGCCTTTGTTTATTTCTATTGCAGAAACTTTAGGTGTGCCTGCTTTAGGACTTGCTTTAATTATAGGCATAGGTGCTTCTTGTGCATTTATGTTACCAGTAGCAACACCACCAAATGCTATAGTTTTTGGAACAGGTCATATTAAACAGCGAGAAATGATTAAAGTTGGAATTATTCTCAATATCTTTTGCTCGATAAGTATTGCTCTCATAGCTTACTTTTTCTGGCTTTAA
- the thiH gene encoding 2-iminoacetate synthase ThiH has product MQDNAILNKITKELENYHDEDFGFDDVRQALDARTLNIRHLKALLSSAAEEFIEELAFKASKIRLKYFGNGVSLFTPLYLSNYCNSKCTYCGFQKGNKIARSKLNEAQIHAEMQAIAKSGLQELIMLTGEGREYASVAYIAKACKIARQYFKVVGVEVYPMEIAEYELLHENGCDYVTIFQETYNAQSYKKFHLSGEKSDFYYRFNGQERALKAGMRGVAFGALLGLDDFRKDALATLLHAYYLQQLYPQAELSLSVPRLRPIINNAKIHPKDVSEKRLLQVLCAYRIFLPYAGLTISSRERAGFRDEVLKLGATKISAGVSVGIGEHSGEKTGDDQFQITDGRGVQDILHMLKERNLQAIMSDSIYVG; this is encoded by the coding sequence ATGCAAGATAATGCCATTTTAAATAAAATCACAAAAGAGCTTGAAAACTATCATGATGAAGATTTTGGCTTTGATGATGTAAGACAGGCTCTTGATGCAAGGACTTTGAACATAAGACATTTAAAGGCTTTACTTTCAAGTGCGGCTGAGGAATTCATAGAAGAGCTAGCTTTTAAAGCAAGCAAGATAAGGCTTAAGTATTTTGGCAATGGAGTTTCTTTATTTACCCCGCTTTATCTTTCAAATTATTGCAATAGCAAGTGCACCTATTGTGGTTTTCAAAAGGGTAATAAAATCGCGCGTTCTAAGCTCAATGAAGCACAAATTCATGCTGAAATGCAAGCTATAGCAAAAAGTGGCTTGCAAGAACTTATTATGCTAACAGGTGAGGGTAGGGAGTATGCAAGTGTTGCTTATATAGCAAAGGCCTGTAAAATAGCAAGGCAGTATTTTAAGGTTGTAGGAGTTGAGGTTTATCCTATGGAAATAGCAGAATATGAGCTTTTGCATGAAAATGGCTGTGATTATGTAACCATTTTTCAAGAAACTTATAATGCGCAAAGTTATAAAAAATTCCATCTAAGTGGGGAAAAGAGTGATTTTTACTATCGTTTTAATGGCCAAGAAAGAGCTTTAAAAGCAGGCATGAGAGGGGTTGCTTTTGGGGCTTTGTTAGGACTTGATGATTTTAGAAAAGATGCCCTAGCTACTTTACTTCATGCTTATTATCTGCAGCAGCTTTATCCTCAAGCTGAGCTATCCTTGTCTGTGCCTCGTTTAAGGCCTATTATTAACAATGCTAAAATTCATCCCAAAGATGTCAGCGAAAAACGCCTTTTACAGGTACTTTGTGCTTATAGGATTTTTCTTCCTTATGCAGGCTTGACTATCTCAAGTCGTGAAAGAGCGGGTTTTAGAGATGAGGTGTTAAAACTTGGTGCGACTAAAATAAGTGCTGGAGTGAGTGTGGGTATAGGGGAACACTCGGGAGAAAAAACAGGAGATGATCAGTTTCAAATAACTGATGGCAGGGGTGTACAAGATATTTTACATATGTTAAAAGAGCGAAATTTGCAAGCTATAATGAGTGATAGTATTTATGTGGGCTAA
- the thiF gene encoding thiamine biosynthesis protein ThiF — MMRIKFNGKELETKFKTSLEFFQSISKNENDVWIVNGFATKENLNLNENDELFCIEKNIMPPKDALDAMMRARHTPKLHDKLKKASVAICGLGGLGSHIAINLARSGVGRLHLIDFDVVEPSNLNRQAYMVEDLGKFKSDALKEQISKINPFIEVFSQNLKIEKENIAQLFIDDDIVCEAFDSAKYKAILAQNFHKYFDKILICGSGLAGYGDSNSIQTKKIAKNFYVCGDLKSEAKPGSGLMAPRVNICAGHQANLVLELLAQRE; from the coding sequence CTGATGAGAATTAAATTTAATGGCAAAGAACTTGAGACAAAGTTCAAAACTAGCTTAGAGTTTTTTCAAAGTATAAGTAAAAATGAAAATGATGTGTGGATAGTGAATGGCTTTGCTACTAAGGAAAATTTAAATTTAAATGAGAATGATGAGCTTTTTTGTATAGAAAAAAATATTATGCCTCCAAAAGATGCACTTGATGCTATGATGAGAGCACGCCATACTCCAAAACTTCACGATAAATTAAAAAAAGCAAGTGTTGCAATTTGTGGTCTTGGGGGACTTGGCTCGCATATAGCTATAAATTTAGCAAGAAGTGGAGTTGGAAGACTTCACTTGATAGATTTTGATGTGGTTGAACCTAGTAATTTGAATCGTCAAGCTTATATGGTAGAAGATTTAGGTAAATTTAAAAGTGATGCCTTAAAAGAACAAATTAGTAAAATTAATCCTTTTATAGAAGTATTTTCTCAAAATCTTAAAATAGAAAAAGAAAATATAGCTCAGCTTTTTATAGATGATGATATAGTTTGCGAGGCTTTTGATAGTGCTAAATATAAAGCTATTTTGGCACAAAATTTTCATAAATATTTTGATAAAATTTTAATTTGTGGATCTGGACTTGCAGGGTATGGAGATAGTAATTCCATACAAACTAAAAAAATTGCTAAGAATTTTTATGTGTGTGGAGATTTAAAAAGTGAAGCAAAACCAGGATCTGGACTTATGGCACCACGTGTAAATATTTGTGCGGGACATCAAGCTAATTTAGTTTTAGAACTTTTAGCACAAAGGGAATAA
- the thiS gene encoding sulfur carrier protein ThiS: MIINGQKLELKELKFMDYVKEKKLKIEFIALELNGKIIPKDEFEALILKENDKAEIVTFVGGG, encoded by the coding sequence ATGATTATTAATGGACAAAAACTTGAGTTAAAAGAACTTAAGTTTATGGACTATGTGAAAGAAAAGAAGCTAAAAATAGAATTTATCGCTTTGGAATTAAATGGAAAAATTATCCCAAAGGATGAATTTGAAGCTTTAATTTTAAAAGAAAATGATAAAGCAGAGATTGTAACTTTTGTAGGAGGTGGCTGA
- a CDS encoding ComF family protein produces the protein MRCFSCYEFSLTSFCDSCQKELLEYSLGIRELEGKLKVYYFYQYENIKHLLYSKHKFHGYFILNALAKLSFYRFKDFFQPSCFINAIALDDKTHGAYSHTAILAKYLKTKFVKPMFNTLQSKSNIKYSGQTLEFRKTNKRLYELKKIPKYPVILVDDVVTTGLSLLQAKEILEKNNIEVLFALVLANAKE, from the coding sequence GTGAGATGCTTTAGTTGTTATGAATTTTCCCTGACAAGCTTTTGTGATTCTTGTCAAAAAGAATTGCTAGAATATTCTTTAGGTATTAGAGAGCTTGAGGGAAAATTGAAAGTTTATTATTTTTATCAATATGAAAATATTAAACATCTATTGTATTCCAAACATAAATTTCATGGTTATTTTATTTTAAATGCACTTGCAAAATTAAGTTTTTATAGATTTAAAGATTTTTTTCAACCTTCTTGTTTTATTAATGCTATTGCTCTTGATGATAAAACCCATGGTGCTTATTCTCATACTGCTATTTTAGCTAAGTATTTAAAAACTAAATTTGTAAAACCTATGTTTAATACCTTACAATCAAAGTCAAATATAAAATACAGTGGACAGACTTTAGAATTTAGAAAGACAAATAAAAGATTATATGAACTCAAAAAAATTCCAAAATACCCTGTGATTTTAGTTGATGATGTGGTAACTACAGGATTGAGTTTGCTTCAGGCAAAAGAAATTTTAGAAAAAAATAATATCGAAGTTCTTTTTGCTTTGGTTTTAGCTAATGCAAAAGAATAA
- a CDS encoding thiamine phosphate synthase, with translation MWAKKIIAISDSQILNEDFLIYIEKLTKAKIDTLVLREKHLSDVEYYDLAKEVLKICKKNNTNCVLHNFDRISLKLNHKFFHAPLNLLRNNPRLYKYFHILGTSIHSKEELYEAMMYKVNYAFVGHIFDSSCKIDLPPYGLELMKELLMISKIPLYAIGGINLQNINKFQDLDIAGVCMREAFVHQKNLRHYINECKNILNP, from the coding sequence ATGTGGGCTAAAAAAATTATCGCTATTAGTGATAGTCAAATTTTAAACGAAGATTTTTTGATTTATATTGAAAAACTAACAAAAGCAAAAATTGATACTCTAGTACTTAGAGAAAAACATTTAAGCGATGTAGAATATTATGATTTGGCAAAAGAGGTTTTAAAAATTTGTAAAAAAAATAATACAAATTGCGTATTACATAATTTTGACAGAATAAGTTTAAAACTTAATCATAAATTTTTTCATGCACCTTTGAATTTGCTTAGAAATAATCCAAGATTATATAAGTATTTTCATATTTTAGGAACTTCAATACACTCTAAAGAAGAATTATACGAAGCTATGATGTATAAGGTAAATTATGCTTTTGTAGGTCATATTTTTGATAGTTCTTGTAAAATTGATTTGCCTCCTTATGGGCTTGAGCTCATGAAAGAGTTGTTAATGATAAGTAAAATTCCGCTTTATGCTATAGGTGGTATAAACTTACAAAATATTAATAAATTTCAAGATTTAGATATAGCAGGGGTATGTATGAGAGAAGCATTTGTGCATCAAAAGAATTTAAGACATTATATTAATGAATGCAAAAATATATTAAATCCATAA
- a CDS encoding thiazole synthase: protein MQDNLKIGKFEFNSRFILGSGKYSLELIQAAIKEANAQIVTLALRRVNTNGLENILDFIPKDITLLPNTSGARNADEALRIARLARELCGSELIKIEVIRDSKYLLPDNYETIKAVELLAKEGFTPLPYMSADLYAARAMQDAGAAAIMPLAAPIGTNKGLCAKEFIQILLDEINLPIIVDAGLGSPAQACEAMQMGASAVMVNTALAQAQNITQMAKAFSLAVEAGRNAYLAGLASVNESPRASSPLTGFLRD, encoded by the coding sequence ATGCAAGATAATTTAAAAATAGGAAAATTTGAATTTAACTCACGCTTTATTTTGGGTTCAGGTAAGTATTCTTTAGAATTAATACAAGCTGCTATTAAAGAAGCTAATGCTCAAATTGTTACTTTAGCGCTAAGGCGTGTTAATACAAATGGACTTGAAAATATCCTTGATTTTATCCCTAAAGATATCACTCTTTTGCCTAACACCTCAGGAGCTAGAAATGCTGATGAAGCTTTGCGTATAGCAAGGCTTGCTAGAGAACTTTGCGGTAGTGAGCTTATAAAAATAGAAGTTATAAGAGATAGTAAATATCTTTTGCCTGATAATTACGAAACTATCAAGGCAGTAGAGTTATTGGCAAAAGAAGGTTTTACACCTTTGCCTTATATGAGTGCTGATTTATATGCTGCTAGGGCTATGCAAGATGCTGGAGCGGCTGCTATTATGCCTTTAGCTGCACCTATAGGGACAAATAAGGGTTTATGTGCTAAGGAATTTATACAAATTTTATTAGATGAAATAAACTTACCCATTATCGTTGATGCTGGGCTTGGAAGTCCTGCTCAAGCTTGCGAGGCTATGCAAATGGGAGCAAGTGCTGTAATGGTTAATACTGCCTTAGCTCAAGCACAAAATATCACGCAAATGGCTAAGGCTTTTTCTTTGGCTGTAGAGGCAGGACGCAATGCTTATTTAGCAGGACTTGCTAGTGTTAATGAAAGTCCAAGAGCTAGCTCACCTTTGACAGGTTTTTTAAGAGATTAA
- the gyrA gene encoding DNA gyrase subunit A, with translation MENMFTKDSDIEDIDIESSIKSSYLDYSMSVIIGRALPDARDGLKPVHRRILYAMNDLGVGSRSAYKKSARIVGDVIGKYHPHGDVAVYDALVRMAQDFSMRYPSVDGQGNFGSIDGDGAAAMRYTEARMTILAEELLRDIDKDTVDFVPNYDDSMSEPDVLPARVPNLLLNGSSGIAVGMATNIPPHSLNELIDGLLYLIENKECSLEEIMQFIKGPDFPTGGIIYGKKGIIEAYKTGRGRVKVRAKTHIEKRANKDIIVIDELPYQTNKARLIEQIADLAKEKQIEGIAEVRDESDREGIRVVIELKRDAMSEIVLNNLFKSTTMESTFGVIMLAIHNKEPKIFSLIELLKLFLNHRKTVIIRRTIFELQKARARAHILEGLKIALDNIDEVIALIKNSPDNPTAKNLLMEKFGLSELQSNAILDMKLGRLTGLEREKIDNELKELLAEIERLDQILKSETLLENLIKDELKEIKTKFDVPRITQIEDDYDDIDIEDLIPNENMVVTITHRGYIKRVPSKQYEKQKRGGKGKVAVTTYDDDFIENFFTANTHDTLMFVTDRGQLYWLKVYKIPEGSRTAKGKAVVNLINLQVDEKIMAIIPTTDFDENKSLCFFTKNGIIKRTNLSEYQNIRSVGVKAINLDENDELVTAIIVTRDENEKLELQNDENEILDEEIDENVKGKMLFAVTKKGMCIKFLLAKVREIGRVSRGVTAIKFKEKDDELVGAVVIENNEQEILSISAKGIGKRTNAGEYRLQSRGGKGVICMKLTSKTKDLISVVIVDESMDLMALTSSGKMIRVDMQSIRKAGRNTSGVIVVNVENDEVVSIAKCPKEEEDELDNDTNVDLNLE, from the coding sequence ATGGAAAATATGTTTACCAAAGATTCAGATATCGAAGACATAGATATAGAAAGTTCTATAAAAAGTAGCTATTTAGATTATTCTATGAGTGTTATTATAGGTCGTGCGTTACCTGATGCAAGAGACGGGCTAAAACCTGTTCATAGAAGAATTTTGTATGCAATGAATGATTTAGGTGTTGGAAGTCGTAGTGCTTATAAGAAATCAGCTCGTATAGTCGGGGATGTTATCGGTAAATATCATCCACATGGTGATGTTGCTGTTTATGATGCTTTAGTAAGAATGGCACAAGATTTTTCAATGCGTTATCCAAGCGTTGATGGTCAAGGAAATTTTGGTTCAATTGATGGAGATGGCGCAGCAGCTATGCGTTATACGGAAGCTAGAATGACAATTTTGGCTGAAGAATTGTTGCGTGATATAGACAAAGATACTGTTGATTTTGTGCCAAATTATGATGATTCTATGAGTGAACCTGATGTATTACCTGCTAGGGTTCCAAATTTATTACTCAATGGCTCAAGTGGTATTGCCGTAGGTATGGCGACTAACATTCCACCACATAGTTTAAATGAACTTATTGATGGCTTGCTTTATTTAATTGAAAACAAAGAATGTTCTTTAGAAGAAATTATGCAGTTTATTAAAGGTCCAGATTTTCCAACTGGTGGTATTATCTATGGTAAAAAAGGTATTATTGAAGCTTATAAAACTGGGCGTGGAAGAGTAAAGGTGCGCGCTAAAACTCATATAGAAAAAAGAGCTAATAAAGATATAATTGTAATTGATGAATTACCCTATCAAACTAATAAAGCAAGACTGATTGAGCAAATTGCTGATCTAGCTAAAGAAAAACAAATTGAAGGTATTGCTGAAGTTAGAGATGAGAGTGATAGAGAAGGTATTCGTGTTGTGATTGAATTAAAGCGCGATGCTATGAGTGAAATTGTTTTAAATAATTTATTTAAATCAACTACCATGGAAAGCACTTTTGGCGTCATAATGCTTGCAATACATAATAAAGAACCAAAAATATTTTCTTTAATTGAATTGTTGAAATTATTCTTAAATCATAGAAAAACTGTTATCATAAGAAGAACTATTTTTGAACTTCAAAAAGCAAGAGCAAGAGCACATATTTTAGAAGGTTTAAAAATCGCTCTTGATAATATTGATGAAGTTATAGCTTTGATTAAAAATTCGCCTGATAATCCAACAGCTAAAAATTTGCTGATGGAAAAATTTGGGCTTAGTGAATTGCAATCAAATGCTATTTTGGATATGAAATTAGGTCGTTTGACAGGACTTGAAAGAGAAAAAATTGATAATGAATTAAAAGAATTACTTGCTGAGATTGAAAGATTAGATCAAATTTTAAAAAGTGAAACTTTATTAGAAAATCTAATTAAAGATGAATTAAAGGAAATCAAAACCAAATTTGATGTTCCAAGAATTACACAAATTGAAGATGATTATGATGACATTGATATTGAGGATTTAATACCTAATGAAAATATGGTAGTTACAATAACACATCGTGGATATATTAAACGTGTACCTAGCAAGCAGTATGAAAAACAAAAACGTGGTGGAAAGGGAAAAGTTGCTGTTACTACTTACGATGATGATTTTATAGAAAATTTCTTTACTGCTAATACGCATGATACTTTAATGTTTGTAACAGATCGTGGTCAACTTTATTGGCTTAAGGTTTATAAAATTCCAGAAGGTAGTCGAACAGCTAAAGGCAAAGCTGTAGTTAATCTTATCAATCTTCAAGTAGATGAAAAAATTATGGCTATTATTCCAACTACTGATTTTGACGAAAATAAATCATTATGCTTCTTCACTAAAAACGGTATTATCAAACGTACTAATTTAAGTGAATATCAAAATATTAGAAGCGTAGGGGTAAAAGCGATTAATTTAGATGAAAATGATGAATTAGTCACAGCAATAATTGTTACGCGAGATGAAAATGAAAAATTAGAATTACAAAATGATGAAAATGAAATTTTAGATGAAGAAATTGATGAAAATGTAAAAGGTAAAATGCTTTTTGCGGTTACTAAAAAAGGCATGTGTATTAAATTCTTATTAGCAAAAGTAAGAGAGATTGGTCGTGTTAGTAGAGGTGTAACTGCTATAAAATTCAAAGAAAAAGACGATGAATTGGTAGGTGCGGTTGTAATTGAAAATAATGAGCAAGAAATTTTAAGTATAAGTGCAAAAGGTATAGGTAAACGAACTAATGCCGGTGAATATCGATTGCAAAGCAGGGGAGGTAAAGGTGTTATTTGTATGAAGCTTACTTCAAAAACTAAAGATTTAATTAGTGTTGTAATCGTCGATGAAAGTATGGATTTGATGGCTTTAACAAGTAGCGGTAAAATGATTCGTGTGGATATGCAAAGTATTAGAAAAGCAGGCAGGAACACAAGTGGAGTCATTGTGGTTAATGTAGAAAATGATGAGGTTGTAAGCATTGCTAAGTGTCCTAAAGAAGAAGAGGATGAATTAGATAATGATACTAATGTAGATTTAAATTTAGAATAG